The genomic region GATTATTTTGATACTCTTTGCAATCATAAACAATATGGATTTCCCCTGTTTCATTTTTGTAGTGATGTAACACAAAAACAGCTCCTGTCAAATAAGGCTTTAACTTAAAAGTATATACATTTGTATATGATGCCGAAACGCTTCCTCCGACATTTACAGAAACATTAGCTTTTAAAAAATCCTTAACAGGAATTTCAGCACCTACGGACAAACTTCCATATATAGTACCTGTGTAAGTTCTAGAGGTTTTAATTTCTCCAACCGTTGATCCTCCGGATTCCCAGCCTGACATCGCCTGACCTTTAACTGTATAATTATAGAATTTTCTAGAAAGAATAGCGATAGATGTAATTTCTTTTTCAATTCTACTAGTGGTATTTCCCCCACCATTATTGCTACCAGCGCCAATAATATTTTTCATTTCATCGTCAGTCAAAACTTTTACATCAAAAGCTTTTGAATGAGCAAAAATATTTACAGGCACCATGTTTACAAGCATCATCAAGCATATACTACCATCTTTTTCATTCTCCATCCTCCCATCATTTTTTGTTTTTTACAACAAATAGCGCGCTATTTTTGATTAATATTATTATTGTTATTATAAATATAATATAATACATGTTTTCTCCATATACAGAATAAAATGTTTTATTTAATTTTTTTATTGGTATTTCATAATTAATAATTTTTCTTTCATATAGTTTTGATGATTTTAATATTTTTCCATCTGGAGAAATTATCTGTGATATTCCTGAATTTGTTGCTTGAATTATATATATATTATTTTCTACTGCTCGAAATATACCATGTTCTGACATTAAATATGGCACTATACTGTAACCAAACATTCCATTATTGCTTGCTATTATTATTAGTTCTGCATTTTGCCTTTTTAATTTAGTTGTCACTTGTGGAAACATTGCTTCAAAGCATATTTCAAATCCTGTTTTTATTCCCTCTAAATTAATAACTTTTATTTTTTTCCCATTTTCAAAAACTTTTTCATAATATGGCACGAGCTTGTTTTTATAATATTTCCCTATTATTTTTCCATTTTTTGATATAATAAATATGGAATTGTATTCTTTATTTTCAGGAGTTAAATCTGGTGTCCCTATTATTAGATTAATATTATTATTTCTTGCAAAATCTAATATTTCATTTCTATAATCAGGTAGCCGCATCATCCATCTATGGACAGATGTTTCAGGCCAGATGATTATATGTGGCGAATATTCTTTTATACTTTTTAATGAAAGATTTATGTATTTTTTGAATATTTCATAACTCAATTCATTATTACTTTGAGCAAATTTATATTCATTTGTAGATATATTTCCCTGTATTATTGAAATTTTTATTTTATTTTGATTAATTTCTTCTACATCTTTTTGTGAAAAAAAGCTTATATTAGGCAAGAGAAAAATTAATAATGAAATTATCAAAAATGTTTTATATTTTTTATTTTTTAAAAGATAATATAACCAATAATTTATTGCTATTATAATAAAAGATAATCCTATCATTCCAATATATTTTGAAAAAAATAGAAATATTCCTATATTATATAACGCTATACCAGGATGAAGTGTCAATCCATAAAATATTTTACTTGCAAAGTACTCCTCAAATAGCCAGAATGAAGTTATCAAAAATATTTTCTTATATGTTTTATATTTATAATTTTCTATTTTTTTACAAATATACCAAAAAAATAAAAAAGTATTGTTATTATTAAAACAAGCGATGAGAACCCAGCCAGTTTATACTTTAACTCTATTTGCGCCGTTAAAATAAAGAATGAATTTATTATTGATATTATTAAAGAAAATAATAATATTTTTCTTTTTTGAATTTGATGATTTATATAATAAAAAAATGGAATAAATGCATAAAAAATAATGAAAGACATTTTAAATGGTGGATTTGAAAAGTAAAAGAGCAATCCTGTAACAAGAGATAACATTTTTATTCTCCTTCTAATTTCATCATTTTAATTTTAAAATATATCAGGATTAGGAACGTTATTATTATTTAAATTAGAAATATAAAAAGTAGTTAAAGTATTCAACAGCAACATTATTAATAAAATCACAGATATAATAAAAATTTTTCTCATATTTTCACCTTAAGTTTTATATCTTGATAATTCGCTGTTAATTTTATATTTCTAAAATTCGATAAATTTACTTAATTATCATATCATATGATATATTAATTGAGTTAAAAGATTATTATATATAAATAACAAAAAATCTCCTGCGCGAAGCAGGAGATTGATTTGTATTTTCATCTCTGCTCTGCTCCTTTCGCTGGTATTAACCAGATCAAGTGAAAAGAGAAGCTTCTTTTAACTTCATTCACTGAGTGAATTATATCATATAGTGTTTTTTATGTCAATTGTTGAAATAATATA from Marinitoga aeolica harbors:
- a CDS encoding apolipoprotein N-acyltransferase, whose protein sequence is MITSFWLFEEYFASKIFYGLTLHPGIALYNIGIFLFFSKYIGMIGLSFIIIAINYWLYYLLKNKKYKTFLIISLLIFLLPNISFFSQKDVEEINQNKIKISIIQGNISTNEYKFAQSNNELSYEIFKKYINLSLKSIKEYSPHIIIWPETSVHRWMMRLPDYRNEILDFARNNNINLIIGTPDLTPENKEYNSIFIISKNGKIIGKYYKNKLVPYYEKVFENGKKIKVINLEGIKTGFEICFEAMFPQVTTKLKRQNAELIIIASNNGMFGYSIVPYLMSEHGIFRAVENNIYIIQATNSGISQIISPDGKILKSSKLYERKIINYEIPIKKLNKTFYSVYGENMYYIIFIITIIILIKNSALFVVKNKK